Proteins found in one Deinococcus misasensis DSM 22328 genomic segment:
- a CDS encoding 50S ribosomal protein L23 produces MSHFDTIKAPVVSEKAFAGIENGVYSFWVDPRVTKVEIKAAVEAVFGVQVDSVNTQNLEGKVKRAGRFTGKRIDRKKAIVKLKEGQKIEALENLV; encoded by the coding sequence ATGAGCCACTTTGACACCATCAAAGCTCCTGTTGTGAGCGAAAAAGCTTTCGCTGGTATCGAGAACGGCGTTTACAGCTTCTGGGTTGATCCCCGCGTTACCAAAGTGGAAATCAAAGCTGCCGTTGAAGCAGTCTTTGGCGTCCAGGTGGACAGCGTCAACACCCAGAACCTGGAAGGTAAAGTCAAGCGTGCTGGCCGTTTCACTGGCAAGCGCATTGACCGCAAGAAAGCAATTGTCAAACTCAAAGAGGGTCAGAAAATCGAAGCCCTCGAGAACCTGGTTTAA
- the rplB gene encoding 50S ribosomal protein L2, with the protein MAVKTYRPYTPSRRFLTTADFSGLTKKRPEKSLTTSIHKSGGRNNRGRITSRFRGGGHKRLYRIIDFKRRDKAGVPAKVASVEYDPNRSARIALLHYLDGEKRYILAPEGLTVGTTVVSGPEAEPKVGNALPLRFMPVGAVVHNVELVPGRGGQLARSAGTSIQIQGKEGDYAILRLPSGELRRVHTECYATVGSIGNAEHKNIVIGKAGRTRWLGRKPYQRGSSMNPVDHPHGGGEGRTGVGRTPVSPWGQPAKGLKTRKRRKNSSRFIVARRK; encoded by the coding sequence ATGGCAGTTAAGACGTACCGTCCATACACTCCCTCCAGGCGCTTCCTGACCACGGCTGATTTCTCGGGCCTGACCAAAAAGCGCCCTGAGAAGAGCCTGACCACCTCCATTCACAAGTCCGGTGGACGCAACAACCGTGGTCGCATCACCAGCCGTTTCCGCGGCGGTGGCCACAAGCGCCTGTACCGCATCATCGACTTCAAACGCCGTGACAAGGCCGGGGTTCCCGCCAAAGTCGCCAGCGTGGAGTACGATCCCAACCGCAGCGCACGCATCGCCCTCCTGCACTACCTTGACGGCGAAAAGCGCTACATCCTGGCTCCTGAAGGTTTGACCGTGGGCACCACTGTGGTGAGCGGCCCCGAGGCAGAACCCAAAGTCGGCAATGCCCTGCCCCTGCGCTTCATGCCCGTCGGTGCCGTGGTCCACAACGTGGAACTGGTGCCCGGTCGTGGTGGTCAGCTGGCCCGCAGCGCCGGTACGAGCATCCAGATCCAAGGTAAAGAAGGCGACTACGCGATCCTTCGACTGCCCAGCGGCGAACTCCGCCGTGTGCACACCGAGTGCTACGCCACCGTTGGCAGCATCGGCAATGCAGAGCACAAGAACATCGTGATCGGTAAAGCTGGACGCACCCGCTGGCTCGGACGCAAGCCCTATCAGCGTGGATCTTCCATGAACCCTGTGGATCACCCCCACGGTGGTGGTGAAGGTCGCACTGGTGTTGGCCGCACGCCCGTCTCCCCCTGGGGACAGCCTGCCAAAGGTCTCAAGACCCGCAAGCGTCGCAAGAACAGCAGCCGCTTCATCGTCGCTCGCCGGAAGTAA
- the rplC gene encoding 50S ribosomal protein L3, whose amino-acid sequence MTKGILGTKVGMTQVWKGDKVVPVTVVLAGPCQIVQRKTAATDGYNAIQVGYGEQKESRLNKPALGHLKKNGASAVRYLREFRDFNFDGDVLKADLFEQGEIVDVTGTSKGRGTQGVMRRWGFKGGPASHGSKKWHRRPGSIGQRKTPGRVYKGKRMAGHWGVERITVQNLEIIEVRPDENLILVKGGIPGPNGGLVILKAAAKGGK is encoded by the coding sequence CCAAGTCTGGAAAGGCGACAAGGTCGTTCCCGTCACCGTTGTGCTGGCTGGCCCCTGCCAGATCGTGCAACGCAAAACTGCTGCCACCGATGGCTACAACGCCATTCAAGTCGGTTACGGCGAGCAGAAAGAAAGCCGCCTCAACAAACCCGCTCTGGGCCACCTGAAAAAGAACGGTGCCAGCGCAGTTCGTTACCTCCGCGAATTCCGCGATTTCAACTTCGACGGCGATGTCCTCAAGGCTGACCTGTTCGAGCAAGGCGAAATCGTTGATGTGACCGGCACCTCCAAAGGTCGTGGTACCCAGGGTGTCATGCGTCGCTGGGGCTTCAAAGGCGGTCCTGCCAGCCACGGTTCCAAAAAATGGCACCGTCGTCCTGGTTCCATCGGTCAACGCAAAACCCCCGGTCGCGTTTACAAAGGCAAGCGCATGGCTGGTCACTGGGGCGTGGAGCGCATCACCGTTCAGAACCTCGAGATCATCGAAGTTCGTCCTGATGAGAACCTGATTCTCGTTAAAGGTGGCATCCCCGGTCCCAACGGTGGTCTGGTCATCCTCAAAGCTGCCGCCAAGGGAGGCAAGTAA
- the rpsS gene encoding 30S ribosomal protein S19, with amino-acid sequence MPRSLKKGPFVDGHLLDKVDALNNSNRKQVIKTWSRRSTIVPEMIGHTLAVYNGKQHIPVYVNEQMIGHKLGEFAPTRNYRGHGDDKNSKSSKKK; translated from the coding sequence ATGCCTCGTAGCCTGAAAAAAGGACCGTTCGTTGATGGCCACCTGCTGGACAAAGTGGACGCCCTCAACAACAGCAACAGAAAACAAGTGATCAAAACCTGGAGCCGCCGCTCCACCATCGTTCCTGAGATGATCGGACACACCCTTGCTGTGTACAACGGCAAGCAACACATCCCCGTCTACGTGAACGAGCAAATGATTGGTCACAAACTCGGCGAGTTCGCCCCCACCCGCAACTACCGCGGTCACGGCGACGACAAGAACTCGAAATCCAGCAAGAAGAAGTAA
- the rplD gene encoding 50S ribosomal protein L4, translated as MSQIKVIGKNGGRALEVEFPEAKVGILHDVVTWQLAKRRRGTASTKTRAQVSRVGKKMYSQKGTGNARHGDRSVPTFVGGGVAFGPKPRSYEYTLPRKVRQLGLAMALGDRATTGKLFAVDGFGVEGKTKQFVAWVKENGIEGSIFLVTDDVNARLAARNLRNVTAVAVEGLNVYDILRHDNLVIDAVVLEPAKDGEE; from the coding sequence ATGAGCCAGATCAAAGTGATCGGCAAAAACGGGGGCCGCGCTCTGGAAGTGGAGTTCCCCGAAGCCAAAGTCGGCATCCTGCACGACGTGGTGACCTGGCAACTCGCCAAGCGCCGCCGTGGCACCGCCAGCACCAAAACCCGCGCTCAAGTGAGCCGCGTGGGCAAGAAAATGTACAGCCAGAAGGGCACCGGTAACGCCCGTCACGGCGATCGCAGCGTTCCCACTTTTGTGGGCGGTGGTGTGGCCTTCGGTCCCAAACCCCGCAGCTATGAGTACACCCTGCCCCGCAAAGTGCGCCAACTCGGTCTGGCCATGGCCCTCGGCGACCGCGCCACCACCGGCAAACTGTTCGCAGTGGACGGATTCGGCGTGGAAGGCAAGACCAAGCAGTTCGTGGCCTGGGTCAAAGAGAACGGCATCGAAGGCAGCATCTTCCTGGTGACTGACGACGTGAACGCCCGCCTCGCCGCCCGCAACCTCCGCAACGTCACTGCTGTGGCTGTGGAAGGCCTGAACGTTTACGACATCCTGCGCCATGACAACCTGGTCATCGACGCTGTGGTGCTCGAACCCGCGAAGGACGGTGAAGAATGA